In Pseudomonas nunensis, a single window of DNA contains:
- a CDS encoding TonB-dependent receptor: MLMNTPRFTLKPLVATIQRHRFVPLYLVAMGMGAGSLQAAEALAEDGSDASAASAAVVAPATTQLQRVEVTGSAIRRVDAETAVPITVLRADDLRKQGVSTTAELLQRVTGSQSVINSSSSVGSGSGGASYADMRGIGANKTLILLNGRRLANNALSGTNTSNGAGVDLNLIPFAAIDRVEVLRDGASALYGTDAIGGVINFITKKAMTDGQLTLGGETPTHSGGGNSKDMSASWGFGDIEQDRFNVLGVFNYNKQENLQAKDRSFATSYRPERGLDQTSGTAFPGNYSQGDNATNPLASSNCNGPNLVSRQGVCRFATSSYIDLIPQTEKTSFFGKATGKLADDHNVNLEYFWARNNNATAVAPAPLTGQTLDSSSPYYPGNGITPGPTDFTLDPTQPIGVNWRETAAGARESKDQNTAQRFILSFDGLVGGWDYNAGASYNQNKVISSVTSGYVSDSAMTAGLASGLLNPFGPQSSAGQEYIDQAAYHGPYTSAVGRVIGFDGRVSREIGDWFGAGPSGLALGGEYRKEKFHQDYESFVDDISSLGADSAGSVEGDRSVKAAYAEINVPVLDSLELSAAVRHDKYSDFGSTTNPKYSFRYQPLKELVVRGAYSEGFRAPSLYELYAPQSLTFTQANYNDPVLCTGGVLQAGGNAGRDCGQQFLAKGGGNQELAPEKARNVTLGFVYQPVRDLSVGLDFWWIHISNQIQPFPESTVFDQSGAYADRFVRNADGSLNYIVTGNANLGIVKTSGVDVSLDYRFPNTPYGQFGLGLQGTYVDRYDFQSTIKGPYTDKVGDFEGDGVIARWKHALSGTWTLGAARASLVNRFTTGYNDYDRTSYDRVASYSLWDLSAGYTFDKVLDLDAGVKNVFDRDPPFSNQAYTFQSGYDPRYADPMGRTLFARMTYHF, from the coding sequence ATGCTGATGAACACTCCACGTTTCACGCTCAAGCCGTTGGTGGCGACGATTCAACGTCACCGTTTTGTTCCGTTGTACCTGGTGGCCATGGGGATGGGCGCCGGATCGTTGCAAGCCGCTGAAGCGCTGGCCGAGGACGGCAGCGACGCTTCAGCCGCCAGCGCGGCAGTCGTGGCACCGGCCACGACGCAGCTGCAACGGGTGGAAGTGACGGGCTCGGCGATTCGTCGGGTCGATGCGGAAACGGCAGTGCCGATTACCGTGCTGCGCGCCGATGACTTGCGCAAACAGGGCGTGAGCACCACCGCCGAGTTGCTGCAACGGGTCACGGGCAGCCAGTCGGTGATCAACAGCTCCAGCTCCGTCGGTTCGGGCAGTGGCGGCGCTTCCTACGCCGACATGCGCGGCATCGGCGCGAACAAGACGCTGATCCTGCTCAACGGCCGACGCCTGGCGAACAACGCCCTGTCCGGCACCAACACGTCGAATGGCGCCGGGGTCGATCTGAACCTGATCCCCTTCGCGGCCATTGACCGGGTGGAGGTCCTGCGCGACGGCGCCTCGGCGCTATACGGCACGGACGCCATCGGCGGCGTGATCAACTTCATCACCAAAAAAGCCATGACCGACGGCCAGTTGACCCTCGGCGGCGAAACCCCGACCCACAGCGGCGGCGGCAATAGCAAGGACATGAGCGCCAGTTGGGGTTTTGGCGACATTGAGCAGGACCGCTTCAATGTGCTCGGGGTGTTCAACTACAACAAGCAGGAAAACCTCCAGGCCAAGGACCGCAGCTTCGCCACCTCCTACCGACCTGAACGCGGCCTCGATCAAACCTCCGGCACTGCATTCCCCGGCAACTACAGCCAGGGCGACAACGCCACCAACCCGCTGGCCAGCAGTAACTGCAACGGCCCGAACCTGGTGTCGCGCCAAGGGGTGTGCCGCTTCGCGACGTCCTCCTACATCGACTTGATTCCGCAAACCGAGAAGACCTCATTCTTCGGCAAGGCCACCGGCAAACTGGCGGACGATCACAACGTCAACCTTGAATACTTCTGGGCCCGAAACAATAACGCCACCGCCGTTGCCCCGGCGCCGTTGACCGGCCAGACCCTCGATTCATCGTCGCCCTACTATCCGGGCAATGGCATCACGCCCGGGCCGACCGATTTCACCCTGGACCCCACGCAACCGATCGGCGTGAACTGGCGCGAAACAGCGGCAGGCGCGCGCGAATCCAAGGACCAGAACACCGCCCAGCGCTTTATCCTGAGCTTCGACGGGCTGGTGGGCGGCTGGGATTACAACGCGGGCGCCTCGTACAACCAGAACAAAGTGATTTCCAGTGTCACCAGCGGCTATGTCAGTGACTCGGCGATGACCGCCGGCCTGGCCAGCGGCCTGCTCAACCCGTTCGGCCCGCAAAGCAGCGCCGGGCAGGAATACATCGATCAAGCGGCCTATCACGGGCCCTACACGTCGGCGGTCGGTCGGGTGATCGGCTTCGATGGTCGGGTCAGCCGCGAAATCGGTGACTGGTTCGGCGCGGGGCCCTCCGGCCTGGCGCTCGGTGGTGAATATCGCAAAGAGAAATTCCACCAGGACTACGAATCGTTCGTCGACGATATTTCCAGCCTCGGCGCGGACTCGGCCGGCAGCGTCGAAGGTGATCGCAGCGTGAAAGCGGCGTATGCCGAAATCAACGTGCCAGTGCTCGACAGCCTCGAACTGTCCGCTGCGGTGCGTCACGACAAATACAGCGACTTTGGCAGCACTACCAACCCGAAGTACTCGTTCCGTTATCAACCACTCAAGGAACTGGTGGTGCGTGGCGCCTACAGCGAAGGGTTCCGTGCGCCGTCGCTGTATGAACTTTATGCGCCACAAAGCCTGACCTTCACCCAGGCCAACTACAACGACCCGGTCCTGTGCACCGGCGGTGTGTTGCAAGCGGGCGGCAATGCCGGTCGCGACTGTGGTCAGCAGTTCCTCGCCAAGGGTGGCGGCAACCAGGAGCTGGCCCCGGAGAAAGCTCGCAACGTGACGCTGGGCTTTGTCTATCAACCCGTGCGCGATTTGTCGGTAGGTCTGGATTTCTGGTGGATTCACATCTCCAACCAGATCCAGCCGTTCCCTGAATCCACCGTGTTCGATCAATCCGGCGCCTACGCCGACCGTTTCGTGCGCAACGCCGACGGTTCGCTGAACTACATCGTGACCGGCAACGCCAACCTGGGCATCGTCAAAACCAGCGGTGTCGACGTGTCCCTCGACTACCGTTTCCCGAACACGCCTTACGGTCAGTTCGGCCTCGGGTTGCAAGGCACCTATGTTGATCGCTATGACTTCCAGAGCACCATCAAAGGCCCGTACACCGACAAGGTCGGCGACTTTGAAGGCGATGGTGTGATCGCACGCTGGAAGCATGCCTTGAGCGGCACCTGGACCCTGGGCGCGGCGCGGGCATCGTTGGTCAACCGCTTCACCACCGGCTACAACGATTACGACCGTACCAGCTACGACCGCGTCGCTTCGTACTCGCTGTGGGACCTGTCGGCCGGCTACACCTTCGACAAAGTGCTGGACCTCGATGCCGGGGTGAAGAACGTGTTCGACCGCGATCCGCCGTTCTCCAACCAGGCCTACACCTTCCAGAGCGGTTATGACCCGCGCTATGCCGACCCGATGGGCCGCACGCTGTTTGCGCGCATGACCTACCACTTCTGA
- a CDS encoding ExbD/TolR family protein, protein MSFSTQDSDEVLSEMNVTPLVDVMLVLLVVFIVTAPLMTNAIKVNLPKTDAVAPAEKKDPVVVSVDQDGKFYLAKTELAPESLEASLKEVKAKDSEVRVQLQADSAVNYGQVAKAMASIERSGITKISVMTTR, encoded by the coding sequence ATGTCCTTTTCCACTCAAGACAGCGATGAAGTACTCAGCGAAATGAACGTCACGCCGCTGGTCGACGTGATGCTCGTGCTGCTGGTGGTGTTCATCGTCACCGCGCCGCTGATGACCAATGCGATCAAGGTCAACTTGCCGAAAACCGACGCCGTGGCGCCCGCCGAAAAGAAAGACCCGGTGGTGGTCAGCGTCGATCAGGACGGCAAGTTCTATCTGGCCAAGACCGAACTGGCGCCGGAATCCCTGGAGGCCAGCCTCAAGGAGGTCAAGGCCAAGGACAGCGAGGTGCGCGTGCAACTGCAAGCCGACTCTGCCGTGAATTACGGCCAGGTGGCCAAAGCCATGGCCTCGATCGAGCGCTCGGGCATTACCAAAATATCGGTGATGACCACCCGCTGA
- a CDS encoding MotA/TolQ/ExbB proton channel family protein — protein MNDSLSSMIVPGVLWGLVLFSVVSWAILLVKSAQYLRQKSQNKQFSKAFWGAPDLLTAAEHASQYPGSLARIASSGFEALLVDESPRTTQQLAHTINRSDRLERNLRQQIQKERRSLENGQAILASIGSTAPFIGLFGTVWGIMEALQSIGASGSASLETVAGPIGHALIATGVGIAVAVPAVLIYNFFLRRLKLASADMDDFAHDFDALASRSAFSITRQAIAKTTAAVREAS, from the coding sequence ATGAACGATTCACTCTCTTCGATGATTGTCCCGGGCGTGCTCTGGGGCCTGGTGCTGTTTTCCGTGGTCAGTTGGGCAATTTTGCTGGTCAAGTCCGCGCAGTATCTGCGGCAGAAATCCCAGAACAAACAGTTCAGCAAAGCGTTCTGGGGGGCGCCGGATCTGCTCACCGCCGCTGAGCACGCCAGCCAATACCCCGGTTCTCTGGCACGGATCGCCAGCAGCGGTTTCGAAGCCTTGCTGGTGGATGAATCACCGCGCACCACCCAGCAACTGGCCCACACCATCAACCGTTCGGATCGCCTGGAACGCAACCTGCGCCAGCAGATCCAGAAGGAGCGTCGCTCCCTGGAAAACGGTCAGGCGATTCTCGCCAGTATCGGCAGCACCGCGCCGTTCATTGGCCTGTTCGGCACCGTATGGGGAATCATGGAAGCCCTGCAAAGCATCGGCGCCAGCGGCTCGGCCAGCCTGGAAACCGTGGCCGGCCCCATCGGCCACGCCTTGATCGCCACCGGTGTCGGCATCGCGGTCGCGGTGCCGGCGGTGCTGATTTACAACTTCTTCCTGCGTCGCTTGAAACTCGCCTCCGCCGACATGGACGACTTCGCCCACGACTTTGACGCCCTCGCCTCGCGCAGCGCGTTTTCCATCACCCGCCAGGCCATCGCCAAAACCACTGCCGCCGTGCGGGAGGCCAGCTGA
- a CDS encoding TonB family protein produces the protein MNDAVKHKTLPGPLRDDPIPPVSSGRPYKSNTSKPGGLNKQQVLLLVAVSALIHGGAWWFFQQAKAEPLPTPPEIPEMTVELTSPTPPAPPTPEPPPPPPPPPEPEQPVEDEDAVKPPPKPVEKPKPIEKPKPVEKPKPVKKVEPPKAPPAPAQPAAPAAPSTPSAPPAPAAAPGPVKESAAVSGLASLGNPPPEYPSLALRRSWEGTVVLRIQVLANGRAGAVTVTKSSGKPQLDDAAVAAVKAWKFIPAKRGDTPIDGFATQTIDFKLPQ, from the coding sequence ATGAACGATGCGGTAAAGCACAAGACCCTGCCGGGGCCGTTACGGGATGATCCGATCCCGCCGGTATCGAGCGGTCGTCCTTATAAAAGCAACACCTCGAAACCCGGTGGGTTGAACAAGCAACAGGTGCTGTTGCTGGTCGCGGTGTCGGCGCTGATACACGGCGGTGCCTGGTGGTTTTTCCAGCAGGCCAAGGCCGAACCACTGCCGACTCCGCCAGAGATTCCGGAAATGACTGTCGAGCTGACCAGCCCGACGCCACCTGCGCCTCCCACCCCGGAACCACCGCCGCCCCCGCCTCCGCCGCCGGAACCCGAGCAGCCGGTGGAGGATGAGGACGCGGTCAAGCCGCCCCCCAAACCGGTTGAGAAACCCAAGCCGATCGAAAAACCGAAACCGGTGGAAAAACCTAAACCGGTGAAAAAGGTCGAGCCGCCCAAAGCCCCGCCCGCCCCCGCACAACCGGCAGCACCCGCCGCGCCATCGACGCCAAGTGCGCCACCGGCGCCGGCCGCAGCGCCTGGCCCGGTGAAAGAATCGGCGGCCGTTTCCGGGCTGGCCAGCCTTGGTAACCCGCCACCGGAATACCCGTCCCTGGCCTTGCGTCGCAGTTGGGAAGGCACTGTGGTGCTGCGCATTCAGGTGCTGGCCAACGGTCGCGCCGGGGCAGTGACGGTGACCAAATCCAGCGGCAAGCCGCAACTAGACGATGCGGCAGTCGCGGCGGTGAAGGCCTGGAAATTTATTCCGGCCAAACGCGGCGACACCCCGATCGACGGCTTCGCCACCCAAACCATCGACTTCAAATTGCCGCAGTAA
- a CDS encoding GNAT family N-acetyltransferase, with product MSTLPVCSLTGISTRELTTEDAAHLQGFFEANPDYFLIVEGEPAGPDKAHEELLGELPPGWSFSKNWMLGYQADGRPLVAALQFVSDLLAPKVWHIGLYIIANDLHGSGLAQTLYHDFETWARAQGADWLRLCVVQSNVKAGRFWRGLGFADVRTREGIEMGRLTHTVDILIKPLNNGTLEQYLSLIERDHPASP from the coding sequence ATGTCGACACTTCCGGTCTGTTCCCTCACGGGCATCAGCACCCGCGAACTGACCACCGAAGATGCCGCGCACCTGCAAGGTTTTTTCGAGGCCAATCCGGATTACTTTCTGATCGTGGAAGGCGAACCCGCTGGCCCTGACAAGGCGCACGAAGAACTGCTTGGAGAGTTGCCACCGGGGTGGAGCTTCAGCAAAAACTGGATGCTGGGCTATCAGGCCGATGGTCGCCCGTTGGTGGCGGCGTTGCAGTTCGTCTCGGACTTGCTGGCGCCGAAGGTCTGGCACATCGGTTTGTACATCATAGCCAATGACCTTCACGGTTCCGGTCTGGCGCAGACGCTGTATCACGACTTCGAAACCTGGGCCCGTGCCCAGGGCGCTGATTGGCTGCGCCTGTGCGTGGTGCAAAGCAACGTGAAGGCCGGGCGCTTCTGGCGTGGGCTCGGTTTTGCTGACGTCAGAACCCGCGAAGGGATCGAGATGGGCCGCCTGACCCATACCGTGGACATCCTGATCAAGCCGTTGAACAACGGCACGCTTGAACAATATTTATCGCTGATCGAACGAGACCACCCGGCCTCCCCATAA
- a CDS encoding DUF4349 domain-containing protein gives MRQPDGKPASMPRVYWFVLACLALSGCSPSDRSSSASLAGEQGRGGAMLAYEHDVQLLLPQAQIVPRLQATREACETARFGACNVLRIEQGAGRAEITLRIAPAGVEPLVAMAAEGGEMGQRVTSAEDLADAVDDTRRRQERLKAQQQRLDQLASRRDISVTDLIALSKEQAGIENDLQALAQVAAGHQRRIDTNRVTLSFQPTGASSRSSHLSQAFSNLLDNLADGAVDALEKGSYALPFLILAFPLLMLWVWLWRKFVRRRA, from the coding sequence ATGCGCCAACCGGATGGCAAACCTGCCTCAATGCCTCGCGTCTATTGGTTTGTACTGGCCTGCCTGGCCCTGAGCGGCTGCTCGCCGAGCGACCGGTCATCATCGGCCAGTCTAGCCGGTGAACAAGGACGTGGCGGCGCGATGCTCGCCTATGAGCATGATGTGCAGTTATTGCTGCCCCAAGCGCAAATCGTGCCGCGCTTGCAGGCCACCCGCGAAGCCTGTGAAACCGCGCGCTTCGGCGCCTGTAACGTGTTGCGCATCGAACAAGGCGCCGGCCGCGCCGAAATCACCTTGCGCATCGCCCCCGCCGGCGTCGAGCCGTTGGTCGCCATGGCCGCCGAGGGCGGTGAGATGGGTCAGCGCGTCACCTCTGCCGAAGACCTCGCTGATGCGGTGGATGACACCCGTCGCCGCCAGGAACGCCTCAAGGCCCAGCAACAACGCCTGGACCAACTCGCGAGCCGCCGGGACATCAGCGTCACTGACTTGATCGCCCTGAGCAAAGAACAGGCCGGCATCGAGAACGACCTGCAAGCCCTGGCCCAGGTCGCCGCCGGACATCAGCGCCGAATCGACACCAATCGCGTCACCCTGTCGTTCCAGCCAACCGGCGCCAGCAGTCGCTCGTCGCACCTGAGCCAGGCGTTCAGCAACTTGCTGGACAACCTGGCCGATGGCGCCGTCGATGCACTGGAGAAAGGCAGTTACGCGCTGCCGTTCCTGATCCTGGCCTTCCCGCTGTTGATGTTGTGGGTCTGGTTGTGGCGCAAGTTTGTGCGTCGTCGCGCGTAA
- a CDS encoding glutathione S-transferase — protein sequence MYQLYGHPNSGAAAIEAALELCAIPYRFIDVAASAEAERALEKLNPLKQIPALELPDGSILTESAAILIHLGLTFPSSGLLPDDPIERDQAIRGLVYIVSNCYSAIGIIDYPERWLLKADEASRENLMAGARKRLHWSWEVFADEFSGELYLGEETPGALDVLAAVVSRWAGSREHLRNARPGFYAWLTRIDRHPTLAPVFARHWPT from the coding sequence ATGTATCAGCTTTACGGACATCCGAATTCCGGCGCGGCGGCGATCGAAGCGGCCCTTGAACTCTGTGCGATTCCTTATCGCTTCATCGACGTGGCCGCGTCTGCCGAGGCCGAGCGTGCGCTGGAAAAACTCAACCCGCTCAAGCAGATTCCGGCCCTGGAACTGCCCGACGGCAGCATTCTCACCGAAAGCGCGGCGATCCTGATTCACCTGGGGCTGACCTTTCCCTCGTCGGGCCTGCTGCCGGACGACCCGATAGAGCGGGATCAAGCCATTCGTGGCCTGGTCTACATCGTCAGCAATTGCTACTCGGCCATCGGCATCATCGACTACCCCGAGCGCTGGTTGCTCAAGGCGGATGAGGCGTCCAGGGAAAACCTGATGGCCGGCGCCCGCAAGCGTTTGCACTGGAGTTGGGAGGTGTTTGCCGATGAATTTTCCGGCGAGCTGTACCTGGGCGAAGAGACGCCGGGGGCGCTGGATGTGCTGGCAGCGGTGGTATCGCGCTGGGCCGGCAGCCGCGAGCATCTGCGCAATGCCCGACCCGGGTTTTATGCGTGGCTGACACGCATCGACCGGCATCCGACATTGGCACCGGTCTTCGCCCGGCATTGGCCAACCTGA